The Thioalkalivibrio sulfidiphilus HL-EbGr7 genome includes the window CCTACTGCACCGCCTGCTGGCGGTGGTCGGCTGGCAGGAGGCGCTCGCCCGGGCCTGCGCGGAACTGCTAGACGGCGAGTGGGCACGCAACTACCTGGGCTCCCTACGACTTGAGGACGCGGGTCTCTGGCCCTCCCAGATCCAGGGCATCGCCGAGGCCCTGTGGCTCATGGAGAACGTGGGCAGCGTGCTGGTTGCCGACGCCACGGGTTCCGGTAAGACCCGCATGGGCGCGCACCTGATCCGCGCCGCCATGGACCGCATCTGGGGCAGCGGGCGCATGCGCAAGGGACGCCCGCTGATGGTCTGCCCGCCGGCGGTGCGGCATGCCTGGGAACGGGAGGCGCGGCTCTGTGATCTTCCCCTGGAGACACTCTCCCACGGCGTGTTGTCCCGGGCCGCAGGCAACGCCGGTGAACAGGTGGAGGACGCCCTGCGGCGCGCACAGGTACTGGCGGTGGATGAGGCCCACAACTTTCTCAACCTGGGGTCGCGGCGCACCCGCATGGTGCTCTCCAACATGGCGGACCACACACTGCTTTTCACCGCCACCCCCATCAACCGCAGCGTGATCGACCTGCTGCGTATCGCCGACACTCTGGGCGCCGACAATCTGGCCCCGGAGACGCTCACCATGTTCGAGGGCTTGCTGCGCAGCCGTCGCCTGGACCGCAGCCTGACGCCCGGTGAACTCTCGGCCCTGCGCCAGGAACTGGAGCGTTTCACGGTTCGGCGCACGAAGCGGGAACTCAACGCCCTGGTGGACCGGGATCCCGAGGCCTACCGGGACGCTCGCGGCAAACCCTGCCGCTACCCCCGGCACCATTCACACATCTACCCCTTGAACGAGCCTGCCGCCGACCAGGCCCTGGCCGGTGAGATACGCGCCCTGGCGGGAAAACTTCGGGGCCTGCTCTATCTGCGCGGCGCCATCGAGATGCCGGCGGTACTCAAGCGGGAACACTGGGATACGGCCCGTTATCTGGACAGCCGCCTGAAATCCGCCCACATGCTCCCCGCCTACGTGGTGAGTGCGGCGCTGCGTTCCTCCCGCGCTGCCCTGGCGGAACATCTCAAGGGCACAGCCTTTGCCCTGGAATACTTCGGGCTCACAGGGCAGTTCAACAAACCGCCTACCGGAGACGTACTGGGCAAGCTCCGGGAGATCCGCGGGCAGATCCCCGAAAACCGTCTGGGCATCCCCCTGCCGGACTGGCTCTGCGACCCTGAAGCCCATGCCCAGGCCTGCGACGAGGAAGCCGCACTCTACGAGGCCATGTGGTCGGCACTCACCCGTCTCACCGATGGACGCGAACGGGCCAAGGCGGCGTTGCTGACCCGGCTGTTATCCGACCACCACCTGGTGCTCGCCTTCGACAGCCGCCCCATCACCCTGGCGGTCATCCGCAGCCTGCTGACTCAGGAGAGCGACGCCCGCGTGCTGCTGGCCACCGGCGACAGCGGCTCCGACCGGAGCGAGATCGCCGAGGTGCTGCGCCCCGGCTCCGCCCATCAGCGGGTGGTAGCCCTGTGCTCCGACAGCCTTTCCGAAGGCGTGAACCTGCAACAGGCCAGCACCATCGTGCACCTGGACATGCCCAGCGTGGTGCGCATCGCCGAGCAACGGGTAGGTCGCGTGGATCGCATGGACAGCCCTCACGAGGCCATCGACGCCTGGTGGCCCGACGATGCCTCCAGCTTCGCCCTGAGTTCCGACGAGCGCTTCATCGAGCGATTCGAAACGGTGGAGAACCTGCTGGGCTCCAACCTGCCCCTGCCCGAGGAGATGCTGGGCAAGGGCCACGGCGCGGTGCGTACCGAGGAATTGATCCGGGAGTTCGAGGAACAGGTCGACGCGGATCCCTGGGACGGCATTCGCGACGCCTTCCAGCCGGTGCGCGACCTGTTGGAAGGCCCCAAGGCCCTGGTCTCCGAGACCGTGCGCGACGAATTCCGTGGGCGGAAGGCCACGGCACAGACCCGCATCGCAGCCGTGCACGCGGCGGAGCCCTTTGCCTTTTTCTGCCTCGCCGGCGACGGAGACCGTGCGCCCAAGTGGATCCTGCTACGTCGGCGCGCAGGCCGGACCAAACCCGCACTGGACACGGATCTGCACCGGGTCGCCGGCCACCTGCGACGCCTGCTGGGACCCGCAACCGAGACCCTGCCCCTGGACG containing:
- a CDS encoding SNF2-related protein, which codes for MSQPEHPDNEQIDLFSPSAEGPADAWPEHARFPCNRPGHTVGEVVLEDLRTSQNPLIVSGYASLERILRLLADLKPEQGPVRLLFGVEPHVTGRERFTLQYTDFPGEVRDYWLSRGVSVEASASLIHAIGLIEAGRVEARYLGGSRKRLHAKIYCGDAGVTLGSSNFTDSGLRHQLEANVRYTAAEPRRFYEARRIAENFWDEGLPYGDELLALLHRLLAVVGWQEALARACAELLDGEWARNYLGSLRLEDAGLWPSQIQGIAEALWLMENVGSVLVADATGSGKTRMGAHLIRAAMDRIWGSGRMRKGRPLMVCPPAVRHAWEREARLCDLPLETLSHGVLSRAAGNAGEQVEDALRRAQVLAVDEAHNFLNLGSRRTRMVLSNMADHTLLFTATPINRSVIDLLRIADTLGADNLAPETLTMFEGLLRSRRLDRSLTPGELSALRQELERFTVRRTKRELNALVDRDPEAYRDARGKPCRYPRHHSHIYPLNEPAADQALAGEIRALAGKLRGLLYLRGAIEMPAVLKREHWDTARYLDSRLKSAHMLPAYVVSAALRSSRAALAEHLKGTAFALEYFGLTGQFNKPPTGDVLGKLREIRGQIPENRLGIPLPDWLCDPEAHAQACDEEAALYEAMWSALTRLTDGRERAKAALLTRLLSDHHLVLAFDSRPITLAVIRSLLTQESDARVLLATGDSGSDRSEIAEVLRPGSAHQRVVALCSDSLSEGVNLQQASTIVHLDMPSVVRIAEQRVGRVDRMDSPHEAIDAWWPDDASSFALSSDERFIERFETVENLLGSNLPLPEEMLGKGHGAVRTEELIREFEEQVDADPWDGIRDAFQPVRDLLEGPKALVSETVRDEFRGRKATAQTRIAAVHAAEPFAFFCLAGDGDRAPKWILLRRRAGRTKPALDTDLHRVAGHLRRLLGPATETLPLDDAVQTQLSDFFQDLQHAERETLPRRKRCALDEMQRVLEAHARQSHDPRMRRVVNALLVTLRAPDPEQMPDWDALAERWLDLIRPVWYRRLAERKRARPLLLKDIRQDLQAEDALDAATLEAAFKDLPLAGRLEARLAACVIGVTQDAKPG